Proteins encoded by one window of Mesorhizobium sp. INR15:
- a CDS encoding ABC transporter ATP-binding protein produces the protein MASDIALEISDWSVGYLDHPIVRDFSAVFATGSVTSLIGGNGAGKSTLLKSIFGLNKHFAGKLTFEGKAVEGLSPAARLKSGIGIVPQGRCNFAQMSVHENLEMGAYLLPRAKASAAIESVVELFPMLRRKWRQLAGNLSGGEQQILETAMVLENSPRLLLLDEPSLGLSPKMQSEVFETVNSIRGKGVTVVMAEQNVFGSLMISDRAIVLELGRKFADGPARDVMHDPRIKAAFLGGEPVVETTDI, from the coding sequence ATGGCCAGTGACATCGCACTTGAAATCAGCGACTGGTCGGTCGGCTATCTCGATCATCCGATCGTGCGCGACTTCTCCGCGGTCTTTGCCACCGGTTCGGTAACCAGCCTGATTGGCGGCAACGGTGCAGGTAAATCGACGCTGCTCAAGTCCATTTTCGGGCTCAATAAGCACTTCGCCGGAAAGCTGACCTTCGAGGGCAAGGCCGTTGAGGGATTGTCGCCCGCCGCCCGGCTCAAATCCGGCATTGGTATCGTACCCCAGGGGCGATGCAACTTTGCCCAGATGAGCGTTCACGAAAACCTGGAGATGGGCGCCTACCTGCTGCCGAGAGCCAAGGCTTCGGCCGCCATCGAGAGCGTCGTCGAGCTCTTTCCGATGCTGCGCCGCAAATGGCGCCAGCTCGCCGGCAATCTAAGCGGCGGCGAACAGCAGATCCTGGAAACGGCGATGGTGCTCGAAAACAGCCCCAGGCTACTTCTGCTCGACGAGCCGTCGCTGGGCCTTTCACCCAAGATGCAGTCGGAGGTGTTCGAAACCGTCAATTCGATCCGTGGCAAGGGCGTGACGGTGGTCATGGCTGAACAGAATGTCTTCGGATCGCTGATGATCTCGGACCGTGCGATCGTCCTGGAGCTTGGCCGCAAATTCGCCGACGGCCCCGCCAGGGACGTCATGCATGATCCCCGGATCAAGGCTGCCTTCCTTGGCGGCGAGCCGGTGGTTGAGACGACGGACATATGA
- a CDS encoding M14 family metallopeptidase, whose product MNERIPQSQPFATPTAERGTISAGTSASGSEIRIPYLVKRGRVDGPCLWVNAAVHGDEINGVFAAQRFFDRLDPADMTGTVVVTPVANVLAFGERRKTTLIDSIDMDQSFPGRQNGFATERAAAALFDRFGKSADVVINIHTLGAPFDAAPYAVYKVHPGARVSETELLAHIACFEPTIACRMPVANAAGELPGNIAGALDYQSLSQGAIAFMVELGGGGRLEEDHVEHGVAGLMRLAGKIGILAAPADPISHRIRQVTTRAHRLAKAGGLFEPKVLPGTAVSAGASIGSVRNLFGDVIEEIVVEADSWVIAVRRDPVVHSGDRVAFLATEWSDVDVAG is encoded by the coding sequence ATGAACGAGCGTATCCCGCAGTCGCAGCCATTTGCCACCCCCACTGCCGAACGCGGTACAATCAGCGCTGGGACCAGCGCGAGCGGCTCTGAGATCCGCATTCCCTATCTGGTCAAGCGGGGGCGTGTCGATGGACCTTGCCTGTGGGTGAATGCCGCCGTGCACGGCGATGAAATCAACGGCGTGTTCGCCGCACAGCGTTTTTTCGATCGGCTCGATCCAGCTGATATGACGGGCACCGTTGTTGTGACACCCGTTGCGAACGTGCTGGCTTTCGGCGAGCGCCGCAAGACGACGTTGATCGACAGCATCGATATGGATCAAAGCTTTCCAGGCAGGCAGAACGGTTTTGCGACCGAGCGGGCCGCGGCCGCCCTGTTCGATCGTTTCGGCAAGTCGGCCGATGTGGTGATCAACATCCACACACTCGGCGCACCATTCGATGCGGCTCCCTATGCCGTCTACAAGGTCCACCCGGGAGCCCGGGTGTCTGAAACCGAATTGCTGGCGCACATAGCGTGTTTTGAACCCACAATTGCTTGCCGCATGCCGGTCGCCAATGCTGCCGGCGAGTTGCCTGGAAATATCGCTGGTGCGCTGGACTACCAGTCGCTTTCGCAAGGGGCCATCGCGTTCATGGTCGAACTCGGCGGGGGCGGTCGTCTGGAGGAAGATCATGTCGAGCACGGCGTCGCCGGCCTCATGCGCCTGGCTGGCAAGATCGGCATCCTGGCCGCACCGGCGGACCCGATATCTCACCGGATAAGACAGGTGACCACACGCGCCCATCGCCTGGCAAAGGCCGGTGGCCTGTTCGAGCCGAAGGTCCTGCCGGGAACCGCGGTCAGTGCTGGTGCTAGCATAGGCAGCGTGCGCAACCTGTTTGGAGATGTCATCGAGGAGATCGTGGTCGAGGCGGACAGCTGGGTAATCGCGGTGCGGCGCGACCCGGTGGTGCATTCGGGAGATCGCGTCGCCTTCCTGGCAACCGAGTGGAGCGACGTTGATGTCGCGGGATGA
- a CDS encoding DUF1989 domain-containing protein produces MSHPETIVIPARKGIAFEARRGSRLKIINTHGSQVLDTWAFALDDMKEYMSMEHTRSATSRIIPATGDTYVSNLFTPMLTIIEDTSPGIHDTLMCCCSRRTYERLKYEGYHDNCNDNFHAALAGVGRQSAFTPGPLNLFMNFPVSAAGVITREPPVSRAGDHVLFDVKTDLLMVISACPQDIQTVNGVGKMPTDAAYQIQS; encoded by the coding sequence ATGAGCCATCCTGAGACGATCGTCATCCCGGCCCGCAAGGGCATTGCCTTCGAGGCGCGCCGTGGAAGCCGGCTGAAGATCATCAACACGCACGGGTCACAGGTGCTCGACACCTGGGCCTTCGCCCTTGATGACATGAAGGAATACATGTCGATGGAGCATACGCGATCGGCAACCAGCCGCATCATCCCGGCAACTGGCGATACCTATGTGAGCAACCTGTTCACCCCGATGCTCACGATAATCGAAGACACATCGCCGGGCATCCACGACACCTTGATGTGCTGCTGCAGCCGCAGGACTTATGAGCGGTTGAAATACGAAGGCTACCATGACAACTGCAACGACAATTTTCATGCTGCTCTCGCAGGCGTCGGCAGACAGTCGGCTTTCACACCCGGACCGCTCAATCTGTTCATGAATTTTCCGGTATCGGCCGCAGGCGTCATCACCCGTGAACCTCCTGTCTCGCGGGCCGGCGACCATGTTCTCTTCGACGTGAAGACGGACCTGCTCATGGTCATTTCGGCCTGCCCGCAGGACATCCAGACGGTCAACGGCGTAGGCAAGATGCCGACGGACGCCGCGTACCAGATCCAGAGCTGA
- a CDS encoding IclR family transcriptional regulator has product MKTLDTALKLLKLFETEEQTLSVTEIAEATALPKSKVSRLLADFRANGFLEQDEQTRRYRVGLAAFELGSNYIKSQPLAHAALPVLRQIVDRTGHSTTLSVMRGDLILHILAVEGPHYIDGRWRVGNRLPFHATSAGKVLLAGLTPAGFAAFVANRRLDPITPSTVTDPEVFRRQIEETRSSGVSMTRGESAPGLSAVAVPVLGRSNDTVAALGLIIPDRFFAEEETDALTALLHEEARTLSIKCGAAEYPFGTAGASPRPPLARAAGSLS; this is encoded by the coding sequence ATGAAAACGCTCGATACGGCGCTCAAATTGCTCAAGCTGTTCGAAACCGAGGAACAGACCCTTTCAGTCACTGAAATCGCCGAAGCGACGGCCTTGCCGAAAAGCAAGGTGTCGCGGCTGCTTGCTGACTTTCGAGCCAACGGATTTCTCGAGCAGGACGAACAGACGCGGCGCTACCGCGTCGGCCTCGCGGCGTTCGAACTCGGCTCCAACTACATCAAGTCGCAGCCGCTGGCGCACGCGGCTTTGCCCGTGCTGCGGCAGATCGTCGATCGTACCGGACATTCGACAACGCTGAGCGTGATGCGCGGAGATCTCATCTTGCACATCCTCGCTGTTGAAGGGCCGCACTATATCGACGGGCGCTGGCGTGTCGGCAACAGGCTGCCATTCCATGCGACCTCCGCCGGCAAGGTCTTGCTGGCGGGGCTCACGCCAGCCGGGTTCGCTGCGTTTGTCGCCAATCGTCGTCTTGATCCGATCACACCTTCGACCGTTACGGATCCCGAGGTGTTTCGGCGCCAGATCGAGGAGACAAGAAGCAGCGGTGTCTCGATGACCAGAGGGGAAAGCGCGCCTGGGCTGTCAGCTGTCGCCGTTCCGGTGCTCGGGCGGTCGAACGACACCGTCGCTGCCCTCGGCCTCATTATTCCGGACCGGTTCTTTGCTGAGGAGGAGACAGATGCACTGACGGCGTTGCTGCATGAAGAGGCGCGAACGCTGTCGATCAAATGCGGCGCCGCTGAATACCCGTTCGGCACCGCCGGCGCTTCACCCAGGCCTCCGTTGGCAAGGGCGGCTGGGTCGCTCTCATAA